The following proteins come from a genomic window of Miscanthus floridulus cultivar M001 chromosome 2, ASM1932011v1, whole genome shotgun sequence:
- the LOC136522390 gene encoding glycosyltransferase BC10-like translates to MTSPYASPFLLSLLLLLSIPVVFLLAPRLLPPKTLPAIPDADESDDLALFRRAILSSSSATPTPPTSAASYFFRRRPAPKIAFLFLTNSDLVFSPLWEKFFRGHTHQFNLYVHADPYSVLELPPTPSFRGRFVPAKATQRASPTLISAARRLLATALLDDPNNQFFALLSQSCIPLHPFPTLYNALLSDNAGPHSRHRSFIEIMDNMDNDTKLLHDRYYARGDDVMLPEVPYDQFRAGSQFFVLTRRHAIMVVRDMRLWKKFKLPCLIERRDSCYPEEHYFPTLLDMQDPEGCTKYTLTRVNWTGSVAGHPHMYGPGEVSANLIRELRKSNMTHSYMFARKFSPECLEPLMEIADSVILRD, encoded by the coding sequence ATGACGTCGCCGTACGCCTCGCCGTTCCTGCTctccctgctcctgctcctctccATCCCGGTCGTCTTCCTCCTCGCGCCGCGCCTGCTCCCGCCCAAGACGCTCCCGGCCATCCCGGACGCCGACGAGTCCGACGACCTCGCCCTCTTCCGCCGGGCCATCCTCTCCTCCTCGTCGGCCACTCCCACGCCCCCCACCTCCGCGGCCTCCTACTTTTTCCGCCGCCGCCCGGCGCCCAAGATCGCCTTCCTCTTCCTCACCAACTCGGACCTCGTCTTCTCCCCGCTCTGGGAGAAGTTCTTCCGCGGCCACACCCACCAATTCAACCTCTACGTCCACGCCGACCCCTACTCCGTCCTCGAGCTGCCGCCCACGCCATCCTTCCGCGGCCGCTTCGTCCCCGCCAAGGCCACACAGCGCGCCTCCCCCACCCTCATCTCCGCCGCGCGACGCCTTCTCGCCACCGCGCTCCTTGACGACCCCAACAACCAGTTCTTCGCGCTCCTGTCGCAGTCCTGCATCCCGCTCCACCCGTTCCCCACCCTCTACAACGCACTCCTCTCTGACAATGCTGGCCCTCATAGCCGCCACCGCAGCTTCATAGAGATAATGGACAACATGGACAACGACACCAAGCTGCTGCATGACAGGTACTATGCCCGGGGTGACGATGTTATGCTCCCGGAGGTTCCGTATGATCAGTTCCGTGCTGGGTCGCAGTTCTTTGTGCTCACGAGAAGGCATGCCATCATGGTCGTGAGGGATATGCGGCTTTGGAAGAAGTTCAAGTTGCCCTGTCTGATCGAGCGCAGGGATTCATGCTACCCGGAGGAGCATTACTTCCCTACACTGCTGGATATGCAGGATCCTGAGGGTTGTACTAAGTATACCCTAACAAGGGTAAATTGGACGGGTTCAGTTGCGGGACACCCACACATGTATGGGCCTGGAGAGGTATCGGCGAACTTGATCAGGGAGCTGAGGAAGTCGAATATGACACACTCTTACATGTTCGCCCGCAAGTTTTCTCCTGAGTGCCTTGAGCCTTTGATGGAGATCGCAGACTCAGTCATCCTACGTGACTAG
- the LOC136522374 gene encoding protein IQ-DOMAIN 5-like, with product MGISSKWIKSLVGIRKQEKGQNAEKQEKGRNAESSETTSSANQSLHKRKHSLDPGGALAVEEITVQSGALTDDKSKQTISNSICSDSTSLDVQISQAEHHSKEDLAATVVQSVFRAFLARRALRALKGIVLLQALIRGHSVRRQTAETLQCMQALVKAQARVRARQVRVALENQVARKKIPEQDDHENHVREVEGGWCGSIGSMEEMQAKALKRREAAAKRERAMAYALTHQRQAGSKQQNSTSLQGLELGENHWGSNWLDRWMAVRPWENRLLDCNAKESLPTHEDKKDEEANSQITPKGKVSTSNTPGLSKKKGVNHKKSYSDVTCTSFARPANVLPSTSLGSSKQKAKVTDEVFEEVSSQPTDIGSKVVCNSKDKLVQVNAPAKKRLSLPNNVGRETGKGPTRRNSINRSGPKAQADAPNQGGEPVELQA from the exons ACGAGCTCTGCTAATCAATCGCTGCACAAACGGAAACATTCTTTGGATCCTGGAGGTGCACTTGCAGTCGAAGAAATTACAGTACAAAGTGGAGCATTGACTGATGACAAAAGCAAACAGACGATTTCAAATTCAATTTGTTCAGACAGTACATCACTTGATGTGCAAATTTCTCAGGCTGAACATCATAGTAAAGAAGATTTGGCCGCAACTGTTGTCCAGTCTGTGTTTCGAGCGTTCTTG GCTAGGCGTGCTTTACGAGCTTTGAAAGGAATAGTTCTACTTCAAGCCCTTATTAGGGGTCATTCTGTTAGAAGGCAAACAGCAGAGACACTTCAATGTATGCAAGCGCTGGTAAAAGCACAAGCTCGTGTCCGAGCAAGACAAGTTCGTGTTGCCTTAGAAAATCAAGTGGCAAGGAAAAAGATTCCTGAACAAGATGATCATGAGAACCATGTCCGAGAAGTTGAG GGAGGCTGGTGTGGCAGTATTGGTTCCATGGAGGAAATGCAAGCTAAAGCATTGAAAAGGCGAGAAGCTGCTGCTAAGCGTGAGAGGGCAATGGCATATGCTTTGACTCATCAG CGGCAAGCTGGTTCCAAGCAACAAAATTCTACGAGCCTGCAAGGTCTTGAACTTGGTGAGAACCACTGGGGGTCAAATTGGTTAGACAGGTGGATGGCTGTACGTCCATGGGAAAACAGGTTACTTGACTGTAATGCCAAAGAGAGTCTGCCAACGCATGAAGAtaagaaggatgaggaagcaaatTCTCAGATCACACCAAAGGGTAAAGTGTCAACTTCCAATACTCCTGGTCTGAGCAAGAAGAAAGGTGTAAACCACAAAAAGTCATATTCAGATGTTACTTGTACTTCATTTGCACGACCAGCAAATGTATTGCCATCCACATCTTTAGGATCATCCAAACAGAAGGCCAAGGTTACGGATGAAGTTTTCGAGGAAGTTAGCTCCCAGCCGACAGATATAGGTTCTAAGGTTGTGTGCAATTCAAAAGATAAGCTTGTGCAAGTGAATGCACCAGCAAAGAAGCGATTATCCCTCCCAAATAATG TTGGCAGGGAAACAGGGAAGGGACCAACCCGCAGGAATTCGATTAACAGGTCTGGTCCAAAAGCACAGGCAGATGCTCCTAACCAGGGCGGGGAGCCTGTTGAGTTACAGGCCTGA
- the LOC136522402 gene encoding uncharacterized protein: MAAADATRTLVAALSLAVAACCLAQLAAADTNGVYEPCSDARIQRGDGFTFGVVFAGYNTFFSGNTQLSPCDRRLNLAASGQLALFRPKVDEISLLTINTTTGFNPASAGGFMVAFAGRKYAARSIPIFVSNTSVTVSSFTLVLEFNKGRLQNLHWKKDGCGACSGKSNFVCLGKQTCAIRTQSCKSQGPVDCSIGIQLAFSGTDKHESVLNSWYEVSNLRQYSLYGLYSNLKDTLSGQFNKIF, encoded by the exons ATGGCAGCCGCCGACGCGACGCGTACGCTGGTCGCTGCCCTATCTCTCGCCGTAGCCGCCTGCTGCCTCGCGCAGCTGGCGGCGGCGGACACGAACGGCGTCTACGAGCCGTGCAGCGACGCACGGATCCAGCGCGGTGACGGCTTCACCTTCGGGGTGGTCTTTGCGGGATACAATACCTTCTTCTCCGGCAACACACAGCTCTCCCCCTGCGACCGCCGCCTCAACCTCGCTGCCTCCGGGCAGCTCGCCCTCTTCCGCCCCAAGGTCGACGAGATTTCCCTCCTCACTATCAACACCACCACCGGATTCAACCCA GCTTCAGCTGGTGGATTCATGGTAGCATTTGCTGGTAGGAAGTATGCAGCTAGATCTATTCCGATATTTGTATCCAACACCTCAGTTACAGTGTCCAGCTTCACCCTG GTACTTGAGTTCAATAAAGGCAGGCTTCAAAACTTGCACTGGAAGAAGGATGGCTGTGGTGCTTGCTCCGGCAAGTCAAACTTTGTCTGCCTTGGCAAACAAACATGTGCCATAAGGACGCAGAGCTGCAAGAGCCAAGGGCCTGTCGACTGCAGCATCGGCATCCAGCTGGCTTTCTCTGGTACGGACAAGCACGAGTCGGTTCTGAACTCATGGTACGAAGTCTCCAACCTGAGGCAGTACTCCCTGTATGGGCTCTACTCGAACCTCAAGGACACCCTGAGCGGCCAGTTCAACAAGATCTTCTAG